A window of the Anoplopoma fimbria isolate UVic2021 breed Golden Eagle Sablefish chromosome 17, Afim_UVic_2022, whole genome shotgun sequence genome harbors these coding sequences:
- the slc25a20 gene encoding mitochondrial carnitine/acylcarnitine carrier protein codes for MSKKQQPISPMKNFFAGGFGGVCLVFTGHPLDTIKVRLQTQPKPKPGESLLYAGTIDCLKKTLAKEGMKGLYKGMAAPIIGVTPMFAVCFFGFGMGKKLQQKTPDDILTYPQLFAAGMLSGVFTTAIMAPGERIKCLLQIQASTGELKYAGPMDCVKQLYRQYGIRGIYKGTALTLMRDVPASGMYFTSYEWLKNVLTPAGKSHNELSVPSVLFAGGMAGIFNWAVAIPADVLKSRFQTAPEGKYPNGFRDVLRELIREEGIGSLYKGFNAVMLRAFPANAACFLGFEFAMKFLNWLSPDL; via the exons ATGTCCAAAAAGCAGCAGCCGATCAGTCCGATGAAGAACTTCTTCGCAGGAGGGTTTGGAGGCGTTTGCCTCGTCTTCACAGGACATCCACTCGACACCATTAAG GTGCGTTTGCAGACTCAGCCCAAACCCAAACCTGGAGAGAGCCTCTTGTATGCTGGAACCATTGATTGTCTTAAGAAGACCTTAGCCAAAGAG GGTATGAAGGGACTCTATAAAGGCATGGCCGCCCCGATCATTGGAGTCACACCCATGTTTGCTGTCTGCTTCTTTGGATTTGGAATGGGCAAGAAATTACAACAGAAAACCCCTGATGACATCCTAAC GTATCCTCAGCTGTTTGCTGCAGGGATGTTGTCTGGTGTTTTCACCACGGCCATCATGGCTCCTGGAGAGCGCATCAAATGCCTCCTACAG ATCCAGGCATCAACAGGAGAGCTGAAGTATGCAGGACCCATGGACTGTGTCAAACAGCTGTACAGACAGTACGGGATCAGAGGAATCTACAAAGGCACCGCGCTGACTCTCATGAGAG ATGTTCCAGCGAGTGGGATGTACTTCACTTCCTATGAGTGGTTGAAGAACGTCCTCACACCAGCAGGAAAAAG CCATAACGAGCTCAGCGTTCCCAGTGTGCTTTTTGCTGGAGGGATGGCTGGGATCTTTAACTGGGCGGTCGCAATTCCAGCCGACGTACTCAAGTCTCGTTTCCAAACAG CTCCTGAAGGAAAATATCCCAATGGATTCCGTGACGTTCTGCGGGAGCTGATCAGAGAGGAGGGCATCGGCTCTCTCTATAAAGGCTTCAACGCCGTCATGCTTCGAGCTTTCCCTGCAAACGCA gcTTGTTTCTTGGGCTTTGAGTTCGCAATGAAGTTCCTGAACTGGTTATCACCGGATCTGTGA
- the LOC129105452 gene encoding LOW QUALITY PROTEIN: NCK-interacting protein with SH3 domain-like (The sequence of the model RefSeq protein was modified relative to this genomic sequence to represent the inferred CDS: deleted 1 base in 1 codon): MYRSLYAFRSAEPNSLHFSAGESFLILERSNKHWWLGSRCSSGETGYIPSSYIEKIQAPEQDEVLQSIDRAIEGIHNVALKNGGKYNLEQRDVLQKLIHHRKETLARRSSSSTGHKQGIPSSSSEISLSQTPPPPNGLNRDHGRQGGVPLSGSVDNIQAEQGFYQVPPQPRRAAPITPPPPEKQRNGRRPAEPEVPSRGSSLPPSPAPSLTISTTSLESGSSHSLLSSDVSLPSVSSTPPPPVPSRVKPTAPAPDVPPSDSPPQPAPAKKNPAPQPPHLTPPPSQPTVVEQPESDWPVAPPSIAESPPGSPTTSEPVPMTIGAELIELVRKNTGLSYELSRVAVGVVVGHLQTALPQASSDLEQVLLSLVEKKDLRASLPQGQVCHDEQRLEVIFGDLAHHRDDSQQRSWALHEDHALIACYLEELLKILTDADPEVCKRMCKANHYENVLSLVSYYQMEHRVSLRLLLLKVFGAMCSLDASLISTLLNSILPMELARDLQTDTQEHQKMCYTALVLTMIFSMGEQVPYHHYEHLNADFVEFLLGVVEDGLPSDPTEQLPDIFLNLLLAFNLHHTAPSSNVNMQELKKKNVKILSEKVLLLLNRGDDPVCMFKHTPPAPHSVLKFLQDVFANRETADIFYSTDMMVMIDIAVRQISDLSPGDKLRMEYLSLMHSIIRSTDYLEHQHRLPDLQGVLQRILREEEDPGEDEGNATAKQMDKLIVQQIYKEFPQISENQD; the protein is encoded by the exons GCTCCAGAGCAGGATGAGGTGTTGCAGTCTATTGACAGAGCAATTGAAGGAATCCACAACGTGGCTTTAAAAAATGGAGGCAAATACAATCTGGAACAGAGAGATGTTCTACA AAAGTTGATCCATCACAGAAAAGAAACGCTTGCGCGACGAAGTTCCTCGTCCACCGGTCACAAACAAGGCATCCCATCCTCCAGCAGCGAGATATCTCTCAGTCaaactcctcctccacccaacGGCCTGAACCGGGACCATGGACGACAGGGGGGCGTGCCGCTGTCAGGAAGCGTGGACAACATACAGGCAGAACAGGGCTTTTATCAg GTGCCTCCTCAACCTCGACGTGCAGCTCCCATCACCCCACCTCCCCCTGAGAAACAGCGTAACGGCCGCCGTCCAG cagAGCCGGAGGTCCCCTCCAGAGGGTCCTCTCTTCCTCCGTCACCCGCTCCCTCCCTCACGATCAGCACCACCTCATTAGAGTCTGGCTCCTCCcactctctgctctcctctgatGTCAGCTTGCCAAGTGTTTCCagcaccccccctcctcctgtgcCATCCCGTGTGAAGCCCACTGCACCGGCTCCGGACGTG CCCCCCTCCGACTCCCCTCCTCAGCCAGCTCCTGCAAAGAAGAACCCGGCTCCACAGCCTCCCCATCTCACCCCTCCTCCTTCACAGCCCACCGTGGTGGAGCAGCCGGAAAGTGATTGGCCCGTTGCCCCCCCTTCCATCGCTGAAAGCCCTCCTGGCAGCCCCACAACTTCTGAGCCGGTTCCCATGACTATCGGGGCCGAGCTGATCGAGCTGGTACGGAAGAACACGGGCTTGAGTTACGAGCTGTCGCGGGTCGCCGTAGGCGTGGTGGTCGGCCATCTGCAGACGGCCTTACCTCAGGCCTCTTCTGATCTAGAGCAAGTTCTCCTCTCACTGGTGGAGAAAAAG gaTTTGAGAGCATCGCTGCCGCAGGGTCAGGTGTGTCACGACGAGCAGAGGCTGGAGGTGATCTTCGGCGACCTCGCCCATCACCGGGACGATTCTCAGCAGCGTAGCTGGGCGCTTCATGAAGACCACGCTCTCATCGCCTGCTACCTCGAGGAGCTGCTGAAGATACTG actgaTGCAGATCCTGAGGTGTGTAAGAGGATGTGTAAGGCCAACCACTACGAGAATGTGCTGTCTCTGGTTTCATATTATCAGATG GAGCATCGCGTGTCtttgcggctgctgctgctcaaagTGTTCGGGGCGATGTGCAGCCTGGATGCTTCTCTCATCTCCACCCTCCTCAACTCCATCCTCCCGATGGAGCTGGCCAGGGACTTACAGACTGACACACAAg aGCACCAGAAGATGTGTTACACAGCTTTGGTGCTCACTATGATCTTCTCAATGGGCGAACAGGTGCCATATCATCACTACG AACACTTGAATGCGGACTTTGTTGAGTTTCTGCTGGGTGTGGTGGAGGACGGGCTTCCCTCTGATCCCACAGAGCAGCTGCCTGACATCTTCCTGAACCTCCTGTTGGCCTTCAACCTGCACCACACAG CACCCAGCAGCAATGTGAACATGCaggagctgaagaagaaaaatgttaagATCCTGTCAGAGAAAGTGCTGCTGCTTCTAAACAGAGGCG ACGACCCTGTGTGTATGTTCAAACACACCCCGCCTGCACCGCACTCAGTGCTCAAGTTTCTGCAAGATGTGTTCGCCAACCGAGAGACCGCTGATATATTCTACAGCACTGACATGATGGTGATGATTGACATCGCTGTTCGACAAATATCTGACCTTTCACCTGGAGACAAG CTGAGAATGGAGTATCTTTCCCTCATGCACTCCATAATACGCTCGACGGACTACCTCGAGCACCAGCACCGCCTGCCTGACCTGCAGGGGGTGCTGCAGAGGATTCTCAGGGAGGAGGAAGATCCAGGAGAAGATGAAGGGAACGCTACAGCGAAACAGATGGATAAGCTAATTGTACAGCAGATCTACAAGGAGTTCCCACAGATCAGTGAGAACCAGGACTAA